ACTGGTGCTCTGATCGTGTGACAACTCGCATCCATCTTAGCGGAAGTGTTGCTTCCTGCAACTCACCGGACCAGGAGATGAGGACATGCGCGGAGCCGCGGTGCGGTCTTCCCTTGCTCTCTACGGTGGTCAACCGGCCCGCAGTCGCACCGACCCGCCGATGTTCCCCGGAGGAATGGAGATCGGCGAGGAGGAGAAGCAGGCTGTTCTGGAAGTCCTTGAGAGCAGGAATCTGTTCCGATACTACGGGCCCACCCGGGCACCATCGAAGGTGGCTGCGTTCGAGAAGGCTTTCGCCAGCCACATGGATTCGACTTATGCCCTTGGCGTAAGCTCGGGCACCGGGGCTCTGCATACGGCCCTGGTGGCTCTGGGGGTCGGGCCCGGCGACGAAGTGATCGTTCCAGCTTACACCTTCATCGCCAGCGCCGCTGCCGTGATCGCGGCCAATGCCATCCCGGTCATCGCCGAGGTCGATGACTCGCTGACGATGGACCCGGTCGATCTCGAACGCAAGATCACACCGCACACCAAGGCGATCATGCCGGTTCACATGCGGGGCGCCCCTTGCGACATGGACGCCATCATGTCCCTGGCCCAGCGCCACGACCTGCTGGTCATCGAGGACGTGGCCCAAAGCGACGGGGCCAGCTATGGGGGCAAGCGGCTGGGCACCTTTGGCGATGTGGGTTGTTTCAGCCTGCAGTACCACAAGATCATCACCTCCGGCGAGGGGGGCGTGGTGCTCACCGACGACAAGCGGCTCTACGACCGGGCACGGATGTTCCACGACGCGGCCGGCGCCTGGCGCAGGCAGGGGGACGGGGCGGTTGAGCCCTACACCGGGGGCACGAACTACCGGATGAGCGAACTTGCCGGAGCTCTGGCACTGGTACAGTTGGGGCGCCTGGAGCAGCTGCTCGGACTGATGCGGCGCAACAAGCGCATCATACGCGAGGGGATGGCCGAGCTGCGGGGCGTGCAGTTGCGCCGGCTCCACGACCCGGAGGGCGACGCCGCCGTGTGCCTCATCTTCTTCGTGGAGGATGGAGAGAAGGCGAAGCTGGTGGCTGAGGCGCTACGCGCCGAGGGCGTCTCGGCCGGCTCCATGTACGACGCTGGCGTGCCGGATTGGCACATCTACCGTCATTGGAGCCACATCCTGAACAAGCGGACGGCGACCGCGACCGGTTGCCCTTTCACCTGTCCCTTCTACACGGGTCGGGTGGAGTACTCGGAGGACATGTGCCCGCAGACACTTGAGTGGCTGGGACGAGCAGTGCACCTCAACATCAGCCCCATGCTGACCGAGCAGGACGCCGAGGAGACGCTGCTCGCCGTGCGGAAGGTGGCCGCGGCGCTCCTGTGAGAGTGCGATCCTTGGCATTGGGTGGTGTTGGCAGCCGACGACGCTGCCTGGCTTGGAGGCCGGCAGCCCAGGGGCGACAGTTCCGTCGCCAGATGTAGGAGGGGGAAGATGGCCGTAAGCATATCCCGACGTGCGTTTCTGGTGAGGATGGGCGCTCTGGGTGGCGCCGCCGTTGCGTCTGGGGTCCTTGCCGCCTGCGCGGGCGCGCCGGCAGGCGAGGCACCGGCGGCGACCCAAGTCCCGGCCGAGGCAGCAGCCACCACGGCGCCAGCCGCAGTGGGCGAGGTCGTCACACTCCAGATGTGGAAGGGCCCGCACAAAGCGGCAGGAGATGAGACCGTGCAGTGCGCCGGGCCCACGCTCGAGAAGTTCATGGCCGAGTACCCGAACATCAAGGTGGAGTTTCAGGAAGTACCTTGGAGTGGCTACAACGAGAAGTTCACCTCGGCCTTCGCCGCCGGCCAACCGCCCGACGTCAGCTACCAGACGGAGTCGTTCCCCACCTTCGTCAAAGCCGGGAACATCTTGCCCCTTGATGATCTGATGGCTCAGTCTGGCTTCGACAAGGGCTACATGCTCGATCTCTCCTGGACGTGCGCTGAGTTTGAGGGGAAGACCTATGCCATGCCCTGGATCGAGGGCGGGTCCTGTATGTTCTACAACAAAGACCTCTTCGAACAAGCTGGACTCGATCCCGAGACCCCACCGGATACCATGGACGATTTCCTCGTCGCCGCCCAGAAGATCACCGAGCTGGGGGATGACATCTACGGCTACTCCTGTGGCCCCAGAAGCTATCATGAGGTCGGGCAGTGGGGCATCCGCTGGGGAGGAGCCTGGTTCAACGAGGACCTGACCGAGTGTATCGCCGATTCTGAGGAGTCTATAGCCGGGTTCCAGTTCATGGCCGATCTGCTGTTCAAGTACGAAGTCTCCCAGCCAGCGGCCATTGCGGGCCAGGAACCGGGCACGACTGGCTACTTCCGTGATGGGTTCATCGGCATGATCACCGCTCAGAGCCCGACGGCCAACTCCATTCGTGCAGAGAAGCCGGACTTCCCGCTTGGGGCTGCCTTTGTCCCGAAGGGTCCTGCCCCTGAGCCAAACGGTAGGGCGGCCTATGGTGGCGTGGGCATGCTTGCCATCGCTCAGGCATCGCGGCACGTCCCAGAGTCCTGGACGCTGCTTGAGTGGCTGGTCACTCCAGATGCGCTCAAGTCCTGGATCGGGTGCCTAGGCTTCAGCACTGCAGCCAAGACAGTCTACGTGTTCGAGGAAGATCCCGTACTGGCTGTCGCTGAGGAAGGGCGGCGATTCCACTTCTTCTGGCCCTATACGGAGTGGGTGTTCAAGTTCTGGGATGTCATAACGACCTACACTGAGGCCATCCAGCTGGGCGAGATGACAGCGGAGGCAGCCATGAAGGAGTGCACTCAGAAGGTCAATGACATACTAGCGGAGTATCGCGCCGCCTAGTGGCGCGGTCCGGACACGGCACCGCACAGCCAAGGGTTGCTGGATGTGCGGTGCCGGTCCGGCCTTAGTGGTCGTCATGCGGCGTTCGTCATGCGAGTGCTCAGTAGAGGTGCATCCTGTGAATGCCTCGACGGCTCAGGGTGAAAGCGTAACCACCCCTCGCCTGCGGCTCAGGCCGGGCCGGGCGAGGCACGGAAGCACCACTGCGCTGAGGCGCAACCTGGTAGCCTACGCTTTCCTGAGTCCGTTCTTTGCCCTGTTCATCACCTTCACGGCCGTCCCTTTCTTCTGGGCCTTGTGGCTGGCTCTGCAGCAGGGTCTGCTGACCGGGCCCAAGACGTTTGTCGGCCTCAGCAACTTCATGCAGCTACCAAGGGACACCATCACCCGGACCGTGTTGTTCAATACAGTCAAATATGTCGCCATCATCGTCCCGGTCGCAGTGAGCTCTTCTCTCGGCCTGGCCTTCCTGATAACCAACCGGGTAGTACGAGGCCGTGACTTCTTCCGCGCCCTGGTCTACTTCCCGATCCTTGCAGCGCCCGCCGCTGCCGCCCAGATCTGGAGCTACATACTCGCGCCTCGCTTCGGCGTCTTCAGCTATGTTCTCTCCGCGCTGGGGTTGGGTGACGTGCTCTTCTTGTCCAATCCGCAGCTCGCTCTTCTCTCGATCGCCCTCATCGAATGGTGGAGAGGCATCGGCTTCCATGTCATACTCTTCATTGCCTCGCTGATGGGCATCCCTAAGGAGCTGAAGGAGGCGGCTACCATTGATGGCGCCACCTCCTGGCAGGTGGCGACCAGAGTCACCATCCCGCTCATGCGTCCGGTCATACTCTTCTCGGTGGTGATGGGGACCATCTGGGCGTTCCAGCTTTTCGACACAGTCTTCGTGCTCACTCAGGGTGGCCCGATGCACTCGACCGCGACCATGGTCTGGTATATCTACAACCACGCTTTCCGCTACAGCCAGTTGGGGCTCGCCGCGGCCATGGGAGTTGTGCTGCTCCTCATCATTGCCCCGATCTCTTACGTGCAGATGGCAGTGCTCGGGAAGGAGGTCGAGTATGCCTGACCCCATAGCCGCGAGGCGAAGGGAACCGGCGTGGGTCCGCCCATTGCGGATGGCCCCACGAGTCGTTGTGGTTTACTCCCTTCTGGGTCTGCTCGTGGTGTTCATGATCGGCCCCTACTTGTTTATATTCGGAACTGCCTTCAAGGAGACCTATACCCTGGTCTCGATACCGCCCAAGATCATTCCAGACCAGCCGACTCTGGAGAACTTCCGCAGCATCTTCAGTACCATGCCCTTTGGACGCTGGTTCCTGAACAGCACCGTCGTGGCCACCGCTTCGACTCTGGGTACTCTCCTGGTCTGCTCGATGGCCGGGTATACCTTCGCCAAGAAGGATTTCTACGGTAAGGGTCTGCTATTCTCCATTTTACTTGCAACTCTCATGATACCCGGCGCTCTGATGCTGGTTCCAGCTTTCCTCGTGACGAATGCTCTCGGGCTGGTGAACTCCTATGGCGGCCTGATACTCCCCAGTGTCGGTGGGGCGATGGGCGTGTTCCTGCTACGCCAGTTCATAGAGACGTTGCCGTCGGAGCTGGAGCAGGCGGCCCTCATTGATGGCGCTTCTGAGGTTGGTGTCTTCGTGCGCATCATACTGCCCCTGGCCAAGCCCGGCCTGGCAACCCTGGCTATCCTGTCTTTCACAGGCAGCTGGAACTCGCTCATCTGGCCGCTTGTCATCGTGAATTCAAAGCGTCTGTATACGCTGCCCCTAGGCTTGGCTCTCCTACGCACCGAGTTCCAGGTGAACTATGGCGCCACCAGCGCTGCCGCGGTAGTGAGCGTGGTGCCGCTGGTGGCAGCGTTCTCCTTCCTCCAGCGCTACTTCATCGAGGGCTTGACCGTCGGAGCCCTCAAGGGCTAACCTGATCCCACACCCCCAAAAGGAGGCGCCCTACATGCACCTCTTTGACTGCAACGCTTCGTACGGCCTCCTCGACGTGCCCCCACTCCAGTACGCCGCCACCCCGGCCGACCTCATTGCCGAGATGGACTTCTGCAGCGTCGCCGAGGCCCTCGTTACCTGCGCCGCCCAGCGCTGCGACTCGCCCCTGGTGGGCAACGACCTGGTGCTGGAACAGACGCGCGACCACCCTCGCCTGCATCCAGCCTGGGTGCTCCTGCCGCCCCAGACGGAGGAGCAGGCGCCGACGGTGGACGCGTTCATCGCTCGGATGGGCGAGGCCGAGGTGAGGGCCCTGTGGGCCTTCCCGGCCCGCAACAAGTACCTCCTCAATGCCACCACTTTCGGGCCCGTCTTCGAGGTGCTGATCGAGCGTTCCATCCCTCTCTTCTTTCCCCTCACCGAGGCTCTCCCCGGCCCCGGAGGCCACGCCGCCGGCCACTTGGGCTGGCAGACGGTGGATGACTTGCTCTCCCAGTTCCCCCGTCTCACCCTGGTGGCTACCGACCAGTCCGTGTGGGGGCAGGACCGCTACTTCCGACCGCTGATCGAGCGCTACCGGAACCTGTACCTGGACATCTCTACTTACGAGCAAGGCCGCGGGCTGGAGGACTTCTGCCGCAAGTACGGTCCCGACCGCCTGCTCTTCGGCACTCACTATCCGGAGGTGCCCATGGGCGGGCCGGTACTCAACCTGGTCAACGCGGACATCGGATCCAGGGACAAGGAGCTGATTGGCGCCGGCAACCTCAGTCGGCTCCTGCAGGAGGTGAAGCTGTGAGCAACCCATCCCGGCTGTGGCAGCAGTACCTGGCTCACGGCAAGGCGGAAGACTGCCCCGTGATCAGCGCTCACGCTCACTATGGGCCCTACATGGGCATCTACTTCCCGGAGCGGGGCGAGGCCGCCAGCATGCTCAAGATGATGGACCGGGCCGGCGTGGTGCGGGCCATCTGCGCTCCTCACGCCGGCCTCGTCGAGCCGGCCCGCGGCCACGCCCTTCTGGCTCAGGTCATGGCTGCGCATCCGGACCGCTTCGCCGGGTATTGGTGCATCAACCCCAACTACCCGGAGATGCTGGCCCAGTCGCTGGCGGAGCTCGACCGCTCTACCGGCTTCGTCGGGCTCAAGTTGCTGTCGGACTACCACCGACACCCCATCAACAGCCCGAGATATGCCCCGGCGCTGGAGTATGCCCACGAGCGCGGTCTGCCCGTCCTCATGCACACCTGGGGTCACAGCCCCTACGACGGCCCCGCCCTCTGGTCCGAAGTGGCAGAGAAGTACCCGCGGGCAACCTTCCTCATGGGGCACTCCGGCTACGGCCAGTGGGACCTGGCCCTGGAAGTAGCCCGCAAGCACGACAACGTCTACCTGGAGCTGTGTGCCGCCTACCACGCCAACGGGATCGTCGAGCGCATGGTGCGGGAAGTGGGTTCGGAGAAGGTGCTCTACGGGGAGGACCTTCCCTGGTTCGACCCCCAGTACGGCATCGGCTGCGTCCTCTGCGCTCATATCAGCGACGAGGACCGTCACAACATCCTGCACCGCAACGCCGAGCGCATCTTTGGTTGGTGAGTGGGGAGTAGTGAGTGGCGAGTGCATGCCCGAGTCTGTGGCACCACTCCCCACTAACCACTCGCCCCTCCCCAGCGGTCACTACCATCCTCGTTCCCAAGGAGCGATGCAATGAGAGCCGGCATCAACGTCTGGACCTGGGGCATCAACAGCCGGGAGCAGTTCGAGCAAGGGGTCAAGGAGGTATCGGACATCGGCTACCGGGCGGTGGAGAACAT
This DNA window, taken from Anaerolineae bacterium, encodes the following:
- a CDS encoding DegT/DnrJ/EryC1/StrS family aminotransferase; the encoded protein is MRSSLALYGGQPARSRTDPPMFPGGMEIGEEEKQAVLEVLESRNLFRYYGPTRAPSKVAAFEKAFASHMDSTYALGVSSGTGALHTALVALGVGPGDEVIVPAYTFIASAAAVIAANAIPVIAEVDDSLTMDPVDLERKITPHTKAIMPVHMRGAPCDMDAIMSLAQRHDLLVIEDVAQSDGASYGGKRLGTFGDVGCFSLQYHKIITSGEGGVVLTDDKRLYDRARMFHDAAGAWRRQGDGAVEPYTGGTNYRMSELAGALALVQLGRLEQLLGLMRRNKRIIREGMAELRGVQLRRLHDPEGDAAVCLIFFVEDGEKAKLVAEALRAEGVSAGSMYDAGVPDWHIYRHWSHILNKRTATATGCPFTCPFYTGRVEYSEDMCPQTLEWLGRAVHLNISPMLTEQDAEETLLAVRKVAAALL
- a CDS encoding sugar ABC transporter substrate-binding protein, which produces MAVSISRRAFLVRMGALGGAAVASGVLAACAGAPAGEAPAATQVPAEAAATTAPAAVGEVVTLQMWKGPHKAAGDETVQCAGPTLEKFMAEYPNIKVEFQEVPWSGYNEKFTSAFAAGQPPDVSYQTESFPTFVKAGNILPLDDLMAQSGFDKGYMLDLSWTCAEFEGKTYAMPWIEGGSCMFYNKDLFEQAGLDPETPPDTMDDFLVAAQKITELGDDIYGYSCGPRSYHEVGQWGIRWGGAWFNEDLTECIADSEESIAGFQFMADLLFKYEVSQPAAIAGQEPGTTGYFRDGFIGMITAQSPTANSIRAEKPDFPLGAAFVPKGPAPEPNGRAAYGGVGMLAIAQASRHVPESWTLLEWLVTPDALKSWIGCLGFSTAAKTVYVFEEDPVLAVAEEGRRFHFFWPYTEWVFKFWDVITTYTEAIQLGEMTAEAAMKECTQKVNDILAEYRAA
- a CDS encoding sugar ABC transporter permease; the protein is MNASTAQGESVTTPRLRLRPGRARHGSTTALRRNLVAYAFLSPFFALFITFTAVPFFWALWLALQQGLLTGPKTFVGLSNFMQLPRDTITRTVLFNTVKYVAIIVPVAVSSSLGLAFLITNRVVRGRDFFRALVYFPILAAPAAAAQIWSYILAPRFGVFSYVLSALGLGDVLFLSNPQLALLSIALIEWWRGIGFHVILFIASLMGIPKELKEAATIDGATSWQVATRVTIPLMRPVILFSVVMGTIWAFQLFDTVFVLTQGGPMHSTATMVWYIYNHAFRYSQLGLAAAMGVVLLLIIAPISYVQMAVLGKEVEYA
- a CDS encoding carbohydrate ABC transporter permease, which codes for MPDPIAARRREPAWVRPLRMAPRVVVVYSLLGLLVVFMIGPYLFIFGTAFKETYTLVSIPPKIIPDQPTLENFRSIFSTMPFGRWFLNSTVVATASTLGTLLVCSMAGYTFAKKDFYGKGLLFSILLATLMIPGALMLVPAFLVTNALGLVNSYGGLILPSVGGAMGVFLLRQFIETLPSELEQAALIDGASEVGVFVRIILPLAKPGLATLAILSFTGSWNSLIWPLVIVNSKRLYTLPLGLALLRTEFQVNYGATSAAAVVSVVPLVAAFSFLQRYFIEGLTVGALKG
- a CDS encoding amidohydrolase family protein → MHLFDCNASYGLLDVPPLQYAATPADLIAEMDFCSVAEALVTCAAQRCDSPLVGNDLVLEQTRDHPRLHPAWVLLPPQTEEQAPTVDAFIARMGEAEVRALWAFPARNKYLLNATTFGPVFEVLIERSIPLFFPLTEALPGPGGHAAGHLGWQTVDDLLSQFPRLTLVATDQSVWGQDRYFRPLIERYRNLYLDISTYEQGRGLEDFCRKYGPDRLLFGTHYPEVPMGGPVLNLVNADIGSRDKELIGAGNLSRLLQEVKL
- a CDS encoding amidohydrolase; the protein is MSNPSRLWQQYLAHGKAEDCPVISAHAHYGPYMGIYFPERGEAASMLKMMDRAGVVRAICAPHAGLVEPARGHALLAQVMAAHPDRFAGYWCINPNYPEMLAQSLAELDRSTGFVGLKLLSDYHRHPINSPRYAPALEYAHERGLPVLMHTWGHSPYDGPALWSEVAEKYPRATFLMGHSGYGQWDLALEVARKHDNVYLELCAAYHANGIVERMVREVGSEKVLYGEDLPWFDPQYGIGCVLCAHISDEDRHNILHRNAERIFGW